GGTAGATAAAAAATATATGAATTGGCTGGTTCTGCTTTTATGTGACTATTTTCCGCTTATGCAGAATTAATACACGTTAGCACACATCAGTTCTTTAAGATAAAGTAGTTAATACTCAACAAAAATCCTGTTTTTCAAATATTTCTAATTATCCTTGCAGATAAGACTAGTTCCTTAATTTCTGGCGGTAACTTTTTATTCTGCCATTTTCGTTCTGATTCTACAGGCTTCCCTGCACTTTTCACGGCTTTTAAAGCATACCATGCCGGGCCTAACGAATGATCAGCCATATGTGCAGTAGCAACAGCATGGCCTACAGCGCGAGCTACTGCAATTGCTTCCGGGGTTGAAGCTTCACGTGCTACCGCTATTGCGTCTAATGCCGCTTTTCTCGCATCGCCAACTGAAGCTTTTCCTTGTTTCCATTTTTTTGCTACATCCAGCGTGTTTATTAACCGTTTATCAATTTTCTTGCCGAAAAGATGTAATACATGTTTTGCACAGGAACATGCCCAGGCCATTAACTGGTAGTGCCGGGCTTTTGTTAGTGGCCCGCCACGGTGTACTGC
The Elusimicrobiota bacterium genome window above contains:
- a CDS encoding putative immunity protein, yielding MRDKRFIAVHRGGPLTKARHYQLMAWACSCAKHVLHLFGKKIDKRLINTLDVAKKWKQGKASVGDARKAALDAIAVAREASTPEAIAVARAVGHAVATAHMADHSLGPAWYALKAVKSAGKPVESERKWQNKKLPPEIKELVLSARIIRNI